From Sphingomonas sp. Leaf357, the proteins below share one genomic window:
- a CDS encoding helix-turn-helix domain-containing protein, whose amino-acid sequence MTIRQTMERLSVGRTRLWKLRRSGDFPEPVMIDTSVRFREVEIERWISAHQRVSTRRPAR is encoded by the coding sequence ATGACGATCCGCCAGACGATGGAGCGCCTCTCCGTGGGGCGCACACGCCTATGGAAGCTCCGGCGCTCTGGCGACTTCCCGGAGCCGGTCATGATCGATACCAGCGTCCGGTTCCGGGAAGTCGAAATCGAACGCTGGATATCGGCTCATCAGCGGGTTTCTACCCGGCGACCGGCGCGCTGA
- a CDS encoding tyrosine-type recombinase/integrase codes for MMSEKETIKARATVTQIDALKAGAAVRLVSCDLIPNLYLQITPVGMKKWLWAGRLKTGSLRKIGIGKWPAWSLADAREEAERCNALRDRGLDPKIVAEEAAKAAAEAAKEAATNSVRFVFDQWMAHKAIEGKATKTLPEYRRIMTRYWDAEKWRVPIRNISRADVKAMVREVREKGAVAQSNRFLKVVFPFMKWAVSEDFIDTNPANDIASAGEKRVGEDRVLSISEMALLYRSVEDWDADRRDAIRLLILTGTRKMEAFGARLQDYDAETGIWTLPLAEFTDDRGHTYPVSHAKTGRVHHMLLPPLAKAIFDARQGKEFAFHVAPHKFMFATAGADATAAMEKLSGKPVEGWTLHKIKKGVRSALGSDEMDELGEVFSENIGEIVTQHSLGGLNRTYNKATYARQVGRALAAWERLLRAEISKQDGTNVVSISAPVAG; via the coding sequence ATGATGAGTGAAAAAGAAACGATCAAGGCGCGCGCGACGGTGACGCAAATCGACGCGTTAAAGGCTGGCGCTGCGGTGCGGCTCGTTAGCTGCGACCTCATCCCGAACTTGTATTTGCAGATCACCCCCGTTGGCATGAAAAAATGGCTTTGGGCTGGTCGTCTCAAAACCGGCTCGCTTCGCAAGATCGGCATCGGCAAGTGGCCAGCTTGGAGCCTCGCTGATGCACGCGAAGAGGCCGAACGGTGCAACGCGCTCCGGGATCGTGGCCTTGATCCTAAGATCGTGGCGGAAGAAGCCGCGAAGGCCGCAGCGGAAGCGGCTAAGGAAGCGGCTACGAACTCCGTCCGTTTCGTCTTTGACCAGTGGATGGCGCACAAGGCCATCGAGGGGAAGGCCACCAAAACCTTGCCGGAATATCGCCGGATCATGACGCGCTATTGGGACGCGGAGAAATGGCGCGTGCCGATCCGAAACATCAGCCGCGCCGATGTCAAAGCGATGGTCCGGGAGGTTCGCGAAAAAGGGGCGGTGGCACAGTCCAATCGTTTCTTGAAGGTCGTCTTTCCCTTTATGAAGTGGGCGGTCTCCGAAGATTTCATCGACACCAATCCGGCGAACGATATCGCATCGGCTGGTGAAAAGCGCGTAGGCGAAGATCGCGTCTTGTCGATCAGCGAAATGGCGCTGCTCTATCGCTCGGTGGAGGATTGGGACGCGGATCGTCGGGACGCCATCCGGCTATTGATCCTCACCGGCACGAGGAAGATGGAGGCGTTTGGCGCTCGGTTGCAGGATTACGATGCGGAGACCGGCATCTGGACCCTACCGCTGGCGGAGTTCACGGATGATCGCGGCCACACCTATCCGGTCTCGCACGCCAAAACCGGGAGGGTCCACCACATGCTCTTGCCGCCCTTGGCCAAAGCGATCTTCGACGCTCGCCAAGGTAAGGAGTTCGCGTTCCATGTCGCGCCTCACAAGTTTATGTTTGCGACCGCTGGCGCTGATGCGACGGCTGCGATGGAGAAACTGTCTGGCAAGCCCGTCGAGGGTTGGACGCTGCACAAGATCAAAAAAGGCGTCCGGTCGGCGCTCGGCTCCGACGAAATGGACGAACTTGGTGAGGTCTTCTCAGAGAACATCGGCGAAATCGTCACGCAGCACAGCCTTGGCGGTCTCAATCGGACCTACAACAAAGCGACATATGCGCGGCAAGTTGGTCGGGCGCTGGCGGCTTGGGAGCGTCTCTTGCGCGCCGAAATCAGCAAGCAAGACGGCACAAATGTCGTGTCGATCAGCGCGCCGGTCGCCGGGTAG
- a CDS encoding rhomboid family intramembrane serine protease, producing the protein MAESCRRDAQKVEEPQGIDISWHVPWHARVPGAALIAIMTLLWLGHIRTGGMGAWGVSGAALADGRWRTVPLHMFAHGGAAHILMNGVALFVLGGPLVARMGDPPLGWPRFVALFLASGLAGMALFLAIHPYGVVPMLGASGAIYGLLGLLIRLPVEGEALMPIRSARTRKILLDLVKANAWLVVLLAIPALLLGQSGGLAWEAHLGGFLFGLFAGPWFLPGVRTRTD; encoded by the coding sequence ATGGCCGAGAGCTGTCGGCGCGACGCCCAGAAGGTCGAAGAGCCGCAAGGCATCGACATCTCGTGGCACGTGCCGTGGCATGCCAGAGTGCCGGGCGCGGCGCTGATCGCGATCATGACGTTGCTGTGGCTCGGGCATATCCGCACGGGCGGAATGGGTGCCTGGGGCGTCTCCGGCGCGGCGCTGGCCGACGGGCGGTGGCGGACCGTGCCGCTGCACATGTTCGCGCATGGCGGCGCGGCGCATATCCTGATGAACGGCGTGGCATTGTTCGTGCTGGGCGGGCCATTGGTCGCGCGGATGGGAGATCCGCCGCTTGGCTGGCCGAGGTTCGTGGCGCTATTCCTGGCGAGCGGGCTGGCGGGCATGGCGCTGTTCCTCGCGATCCATCCTTACGGCGTGGTGCCGATGCTCGGCGCGTCGGGCGCGATCTACGGGTTGCTCGGGCTGCTGATCCGCCTGCCGGTGGAGGGCGAGGCGCTGATGCCGATCCGATCGGCGCGAACCCGGAAGATCCTGCTCGACTTGGTCAAGGCGAATGCGTGGCTGGTCGTGTTGCTGGCGATCCCGGCGCTGCTGCTCGGGCAATCGGGCGGGCTGGCATGGGAGGCGCATCTCGGCGGGTTCCTGTTCGGGCTGTTCGCCGGCCCGTGGTTCCTGCCCGGCGTTCGCACACGCACCGATTGA
- a CDS encoding DUF1178 family protein, giving the protein MIVFDLKCAHDHVFEAWFGSSAAFEDQRARGLVACPLCGDTVVAKAVMAPNLAAKGNSKPAAVPVTQRATPDTPIPPDVLKAALQSLAKAQLKALETSQWVGGAFADRARAMHAGEEDHAPIHGQSTIAEAKALVEDGVPIAPLLIPIVPPEALN; this is encoded by the coding sequence ATGATCGTTTTCGATCTCAAGTGTGCGCACGATCACGTGTTCGAGGCGTGGTTCGGATCGAGCGCGGCGTTCGAGGATCAGCGCGCGCGTGGGCTGGTGGCCTGTCCGCTGTGCGGCGACACTGTGGTGGCGAAGGCGGTGATGGCACCCAACCTCGCGGCGAAGGGCAACAGCAAGCCGGCCGCCGTGCCGGTGACGCAGCGCGCCACGCCCGATACGCCGATCCCGCCCGACGTGCTGAAGGCCGCGCTTCAGTCGCTGGCCAAGGCGCAATTGAAGGCGCTGGAGACCTCGCAATGGGTGGGGGGTGCCTTTGCCGATCGTGCACGGGCGATGCATGCCGGCGAGGAGGATCATGCTCCGATCCACGGCCAGTCGACGATCGCCGAGGCCAAGGCGCTGGTCGAGGACGGCGTGCCGATCGCGCCGCTATTGATCCCGATCGTGCCGCCCGAAGCGCTGAACTAG
- a CDS encoding carbon-nitrogen hydrolase family protein, with protein MKAAVLQMTSGIDPAANARVLTDAIAEAAGGGASMLFTPEMSGLLDRDRVRGGPKIVAEEADAVLAAVQTAAAEHRLWVHLGSLAVRRPDGKFANRGFVIDDRGAIRARYDKIHLFDVDLPTGESWRESAAYVGGETASVVATPFGPLGLSICYDLRFADLYRALSNAGATVLAVPAAFTRPTGEAHWHVLLRARAIEAGAWVIAAAQTGVHEDGRATFGHSLVIDPWGQVVLDMGEDAGVGFAEIDPARVADVRSRIPVIVHRRVIPDVTTA; from the coding sequence ATGAAGGCCGCCGTGCTGCAGATGACGAGCGGGATCGATCCCGCCGCCAATGCGCGCGTGCTGACCGATGCAATCGCCGAGGCCGCCGGTGGCGGGGCGAGCATGCTGTTCACGCCCGAAATGTCCGGATTGCTCGATCGCGATCGGGTTCGTGGCGGGCCGAAGATCGTCGCCGAAGAGGCGGACGCTGTGCTCGCGGCGGTGCAGACGGCGGCGGCGGAGCATCGGCTTTGGGTTCATCTCGGGTCGCTGGCTGTGCGGCGGCCGGACGGCAAGTTCGCCAATCGCGGGTTCGTGATCGACGATCGCGGGGCGATCCGGGCGCGATACGACAAGATCCATCTGTTCGACGTCGATCTGCCGACCGGCGAAAGCTGGCGGGAGTCCGCGGCTTATGTCGGCGGCGAGACGGCGAGCGTGGTCGCGACTCCGTTCGGGCCGCTGGGGCTGTCGATCTGCTACGACCTGCGGTTCGCCGATCTCTATCGCGCGCTGAGCAATGCCGGGGCGACGGTACTGGCGGTGCCGGCGGCCTTCACCCGGCCTACGGGCGAGGCGCATTGGCACGTGCTGTTGCGCGCTCGGGCGATCGAGGCGGGGGCGTGGGTGATCGCGGCGGCGCAGACCGGTGTACACGAGGATGGCCGCGCGACCTTCGGGCATTCGCTGGTGATCGATCCCTGGGGGCAGGTGGTGCTCGACATGGGCGAGGATGCCGGCGTCGGGTTCGCCGAGATCGATCCGGCGCGCGTGGCGGACGTGCGGTCGCGCATTCCGGTAATTGTGCATCGCCGTGTCATTCCCGACGTGACGACAGCATGA
- the grxC gene encoding glutaredoxin 3, translating into MAKIEIYTKAFCPYCARAMKLLSSKNVEVEEFDITMGGPKRAEMLERANGGTTVPQVFIDGRHVGGSDDLAALEREGKLDALLGV; encoded by the coding sequence ATGGCCAAAATCGAAATCTACACCAAAGCCTTCTGCCCGTATTGCGCGCGGGCGATGAAGCTGTTGTCGAGCAAGAACGTGGAGGTCGAGGAATTCGACATCACGATGGGCGGGCCGAAGCGCGCCGAAATGCTCGAACGCGCCAATGGCGGGACCACGGTGCCGCAGGTCTTCATCGACGGACGGCATGTCGGCGGATCCGACGATCTGGCCGCGCTGGAGCGTGAGGGCAAGCTGGACGCACTGCTGGGCGTATGA
- a CDS encoding ComF family protein — MSPLLKPLHYVAGLALPPRCPGCGAVMSEDHRFCADCFGQLRFLGPPWCAACNVPFDYDRGDGALCGECIADPPRHAGVRAAVAYGDVARTVALRLKYGGRTGFAETVARAMLRLIPDDAKLLVPVPLHRWRIWSRGFNQAALIAERLSVASGVPADPSVLRREKATPPLRGLGAKGRARAVAGAFRIDGADRVRDRAVVLIDDVHTSGATSDGCTRVLLRAGATSVTILCWARVLDEARTD; from the coding sequence GTGTCGCCACTGCTGAAACCGCTGCATTATGTCGCCGGTCTTGCGCTACCGCCGCGCTGCCCGGGATGCGGCGCGGTGATGAGCGAGGACCATCGCTTCTGCGCGGACTGTTTCGGGCAATTGCGCTTTCTCGGCCCGCCATGGTGCGCCGCCTGCAACGTACCGTTCGACTATGATCGGGGGGACGGGGCTTTATGCGGCGAATGCATCGCCGATCCTCCGCGCCATGCCGGGGTGCGGGCGGCGGTGGCGTATGGCGACGTCGCGCGGACGGTGGCGCTGCGGCTGAAATATGGCGGCAGGACCGGTTTCGCCGAAACGGTGGCGCGGGCGATGCTGCGGTTGATACCGGACGACGCGAAGCTGCTGGTGCCGGTGCCGCTGCATCGCTGGCGGATCTGGTCGCGCGGGTTCAACCAGGCGGCGTTGATCGCCGAACGCCTGTCGGTGGCGAGTGGCGTGCCGGCGGACCCAAGCGTGCTGCGACGGGAGAAGGCGACGCCTCCATTGCGTGGGCTCGGCGCGAAGGGACGGGCGCGGGCGGTGGCGGGCGCGTTTCGGATCGATGGCGCAGACCGGGTGCGCGACCGGGCGGTGGTGTTGATCGACGACGTGCATACCAGCGGCGCGACGAGCGACGGCTGCACGCGCGTGCTGCTACGCGCCGGGGCGACCAGCGTGACGATCCTGTGCTGGGCGCGCGTGCTGGATGAGGCGCGCACCGATTGA
- a CDS encoding methyltransferase domain-containing protein — protein MTPPEIFDRNLRRLRRDRAAPGYAGFSFLREAMLDGIAERLSTVTRAFEDVLDLGCFDGAFVAPPGANITRSDPGSLFAEASGGVQADEDRPTFPDGSFDLIVSAGTLDTVSDLPGALTLARRALRPDGLFLAAFTGGNTLSTLRATLRDAERDTPAARVHPQVDVRAAGDLLMRAGFALPVADVETLKVRYGDVWSLFRDLRGMAATNLLPGTPPLTRETLANAARAFADRADPDGRTTERFDIVFLTGWAPAPTQPQPARRGSATASLTDALKRRD, from the coding sequence GTGACGCCACCCGAAATCTTCGATCGCAACCTGCGACGCCTCCGCCGTGATCGTGCCGCGCCGGGTTATGCCGGTTTCTCGTTCCTGCGCGAGGCCATGCTCGACGGCATCGCCGAACGCCTGTCGACCGTGACCCGCGCGTTCGAGGATGTGCTGGACCTCGGCTGTTTCGACGGGGCGTTCGTTGCCCCGCCGGGCGCTAACATCACCCGCAGCGATCCCGGCTCCCTGTTCGCCGAAGCCTCCGGCGGCGTTCAGGCCGACGAGGACCGGCCGACCTTTCCCGATGGCAGCTTCGATCTGATCGTCTCCGCCGGCACGCTCGACACGGTCAGCGACCTGCCCGGCGCCCTGACGCTTGCGCGTCGCGCCTTGCGCCCGGACGGCCTGTTTCTGGCCGCGTTCACCGGCGGGAACACGCTCTCCACGCTCCGCGCGACGCTGCGCGATGCCGAACGCGACACGCCCGCCGCGCGCGTTCATCCGCAAGTCGATGTCCGCGCCGCCGGCGACCTGCTGATGCGCGCCGGCTTCGCCTTGCCGGTGGCGGACGTGGAGACGCTGAAAGTGCGCTACGGCGATGTCTGGAGCCTGTTTCGCGACCTGCGCGGCATGGCGGCGACCAATCTGCTCCCCGGCACGCCGCCACTCACCCGCGAAACGCTGGCCAATGCCGCCCGGGCTTTCGCCGACCGCGCCGACCCGGACGGCCGCACGACCGAACGCTTCGATATCGTGTTTCTCACCGGTTGGGCCCCCGCCCCCACGCAACCCCAGCCTGCCCGTCGCGGTAGCGCGACCGCTTCGCTCACCGATGCCTTGAAGCGGCGGGATTGA
- a CDS encoding response regulator, translating into MNVLFIEDDPMNRRVVGDMLDVAGATMTGAENAELGLQLIEQNDYAIILIDLRMPGMDGITAIRHIRSRSDAKAGLPIIVVTADTAIDLRERCISQGADEVLFKPVAMDALFDAMGRMLAKAAGDGTIG; encoded by the coding sequence ATGAACGTCCTCTTTATCGAGGATGATCCGATGAATCGCCGGGTGGTCGGCGATATGCTCGACGTTGCCGGCGCCACGATGACCGGTGCGGAAAACGCCGAACTCGGCCTGCAGCTGATCGAGCAGAACGATTACGCGATTATCCTGATCGACCTGCGCATGCCCGGCATGGATGGTATCACCGCGATCCGGCATATCCGTTCACGTAGCGACGCCAAGGCGGGCTTGCCGATCATCGTGGTAACCGCCGACACCGCGATCGACCTGCGGGAACGTTGCATCTCGCAGGGTGCGGACGAGGTATTGTTCAAGCCGGTGGCGATGGATGCCCTGTTCGACGCGATGGGGCGCATGCTGGCCAAGGCCGCCGGCGACGGGACGATCGGTTAG